From Gimesia panareensis, the proteins below share one genomic window:
- a CDS encoding leucine-rich repeat domain-containing protein, with the protein MNQPEPKQKEVSRLRWVWRGIGLLVVLGLAVFIVSAAQNGRAIQQLKSNPGITIDSESPWLMNQLPAAWQNWIQANAGQGIQTALERPFEIDCTNQALSDADLSAIACMTNLKMIHLNQATFSEEGFAQLAGLRNLRALILDESSISDAGLAHIKGFEDLKILRLRKTKIGDQGLQHLENLRRLEFLDLNGTSVSDAGLVYLQGLVNLTYLNLEGTQVTDEGLAHLRESLPKLSD; encoded by the coding sequence ATGAACCAACCCGAGCCGAAACAGAAAGAGGTGAGCCGCCTGCGGTGGGTCTGGCGGGGGATCGGGTTGCTGGTCGTGTTGGGACTGGCTGTGTTTATTGTCTCAGCAGCGCAGAACGGGCGGGCGATTCAACAGTTGAAATCGAATCCCGGGATTACGATCGATTCGGAATCTCCGTGGCTTATGAACCAGCTGCCTGCTGCCTGGCAGAACTGGATTCAGGCTAATGCAGGTCAAGGGATCCAGACCGCTTTGGAGCGTCCCTTCGAAATTGATTGCACGAACCAGGCGCTCAGCGACGCCGACCTGTCTGCCATCGCTTGCATGACCAATCTGAAAATGATTCATCTGAACCAGGCGACTTTTTCTGAGGAAGGGTTTGCCCAGCTGGCCGGTCTGCGAAATCTGAGAGCACTGATCCTGGATGAGTCGAGCATCAGTGATGCCGGTCTGGCGCATATTAAAGGGTTCGAAGATCTGAAGATCCTGCGACTGCGGAAAACGAAGATCGGCGATCAGGGACTGCAACATCTTGAGAATCTGCGCCGACTGGAATTCCTGGACTTAAACGGGACCTCGGTCAGTGATGCCGGCCTGGTTTATCTGCAAGGGCTGGTGAATCTGACGTATCTCAATCTGGAGGGAACTCAAGTGACTGACGAGGGGCTGGCACACTTGCGAGAATCGTTACCGAAGTTGTCAGATTAG
- a CDS encoding pyridoxamine 5'-phosphate oxidase family protein, with amino-acid sequence MGQCLAELSEKLIDFINAQKLFFVGTATADSRINVSPKGMDSFRVLGPNRVIWLNVTGSGNETSAHVQQDGRMTVMFCAFTDKPLILRLFGQARVIHPYDAAEWDELFAHFPPIPGARQVFDLNVDLVQTSCGMGVPFYDYVEEREHLTTWAAKQGPEGLQQYWHDKNQQSLDGIPTHILKDQ; translated from the coding sequence ATGGGACAATGTCTTGCAGAACTCTCCGAGAAACTGATTGACTTCATCAACGCACAGAAACTTTTTTTCGTCGGCACCGCCACTGCCGACAGCCGGATCAATGTTTCACCCAAAGGGATGGACTCCTTCCGCGTCCTGGGCCCCAATCGTGTGATCTGGCTGAATGTGACGGGCAGCGGCAACGAGACCTCGGCCCATGTCCAGCAGGATGGCCGAATGACCGTCATGTTCTGTGCCTTCACGGACAAGCCGCTGATCTTAAGACTGTTCGGCCAGGCCCGAGTCATTCATCCCTACGATGCCGCCGAGTGGGACGAACTGTTCGCGCATTTCCCCCCGATCCCCGGCGCCCGCCAGGTGTTCGATCTGAACGTCGATCTGGTCCAGACCTCCTGCGGCATGGGCGTTCCCTTCTATGATTATGTCGAAGAACGCGAACACCTCACCACCTGGGCCGCGAAACAGGGACCCGAAGGCCTCCAGCAATACTGGCACGACAAAAACCAGCAGAGCCTCGACGGCATTCCGACGCACATTCTGAAAGACCAGTAA
- a CDS encoding leucine-rich repeat domain-containing protein yields MTDPEPNPRPPGRLRWVWRSIALVVVVVLILFVVFGVRSGRSLQQLKSNSQIGLSTEPAAVLNLLPGSWQFWIESQTGTVIPELFQRVTEVSYFGEEISQEDLVAIGRLKSLQALHLDGTSITDEGLAEIADLPNLRRLALNNTSISNVGLYHLRNQRSLQELYLQRTRITSQGLEYLEDLTELESVDFSETEISDVGLRPFKNIIKMKEFNVSHTEITDDGMKSLQGFTELEYLNLSGTQVTDVGLVSLAGLYNLFEVDLSGTRVSDAGLKHFTGAAELLKLDLSRTATGDAGLIHLTGLKYLRELNLSGTPITDAGLVHLKAMPSLENLKLDDTHVTNRGLALLQELPGLKALNLANTRVSDDGLKSLQNMTRLESLDLSGTQVSDAGLAHFQKLTGLLHLCLNQTQVSDTGLSSLPALKQLRVLYLADTQISDAGLIHLKKFPRLNWLKLNQTRVTDAGLKHLNGLTHLMKVEIEGTEVTEEGLDELKQSLLFMH; encoded by the coding sequence ATGACAGATCCCGAACCGAATCCCAGACCTCCCGGCCGCTTGAGGTGGGTGTGGCGCTCGATCGCGCTGGTGGTCGTCGTGGTTCTGATTCTGTTTGTCGTCTTCGGAGTCCGGAGCGGGCGGTCGCTGCAGCAGCTGAAATCGAATTCCCAGATCGGTCTCAGTACGGAACCCGCGGCGGTCTTGAATCTGCTGCCGGGGTCCTGGCAGTTCTGGATTGAGTCTCAGACCGGAACGGTGATTCCCGAGCTCTTCCAGCGCGTCACCGAGGTAAGTTATTTCGGTGAGGAGATCAGCCAGGAAGATCTCGTCGCGATCGGTCGCCTGAAGAGTCTGCAGGCGCTGCATCTTGATGGAACATCGATTACGGATGAGGGGCTCGCGGAAATCGCCGACCTGCCGAATCTGCGCAGGCTGGCACTCAATAACACATCGATCAGCAATGTCGGCCTGTACCATCTGCGAAATCAGCGGAGCCTGCAGGAGCTTTATCTGCAGCGGACCCGGATCACTTCGCAAGGACTGGAATACCTGGAGGATCTGACGGAACTCGAAAGCGTTGACTTCAGCGAGACCGAGATCAGTGATGTCGGCTTACGACCCTTCAAAAATATAATCAAGATGAAAGAATTTAATGTCAGTCATACCGAGATCACTGACGACGGCATGAAATCTCTGCAGGGGTTTACAGAACTGGAGTACCTCAATCTGAGCGGGACGCAGGTCACTGATGTCGGCCTGGTTTCGCTGGCAGGTCTGTACAATCTGTTCGAGGTGGATCTGTCCGGCACCCGGGTCAGTGATGCCGGCCTGAAGCATTTCACGGGGGCTGCTGAGCTGCTCAAACTGGATCTCTCCCGGACTGCCACCGGCGATGCGGGCCTGATCCATCTGACAGGCCTGAAATATCTGAGGGAGCTCAACCTGTCCGGCACTCCGATTACGGATGCCGGTCTGGTGCATTTGAAAGCCATGCCGAGCCTGGAAAACCTGAAGCTGGACGACACTCATGTTACGAATCGGGGGCTGGCCCTGCTGCAGGAACTTCCCGGTTTAAAAGCGCTGAACCTGGCGAATACGCGGGTGAGCGATGACGGTCTGAAGTCGCTTCAGAACATGACCCGGCTGGAGTCACTCGATCTGTCCGGAACGCAGGTCAGCGATGCAGGATTAGCCCATTTCCAGAAGTTGACGGGACTGCTTCATCTTTGTCTCAATCAGACGCAGGTCAGCGATACCGGGTTAAGTTCGTTGCCCGCGTTGAAACAACTGAGAGTCCTGTATCTGGCGGATACGCAGATCAGCGATGCCGGCTTGATTCACCTCAAGAAGTTCCCCAGGCTGAACTGGCTCAAGCTGAACCAGACGCGTGTGACGGATGCCGGGCTGAAGCACCTGAATGGTCTCACCCATCTGATGAAAGTTGAGATTGAAGGGACAGAGGTGACCGAGGAGGGGCTTGACGAACTGAAACAATCGCTGCTGTTTATGCATTGA
- a CDS encoding MoaD/ThiS family protein: MARVCFTPNLERHLACSAAQVSGTSVREALDKVFETQQQLRGYVLDDQSRLRQHMVIFIDGKTIVDRVHLSDAVSPDSEIYVMQALSGG, translated from the coding sequence ATGGCTCGAGTCTGTTTTACCCCCAACCTGGAACGCCACCTGGCCTGCTCGGCAGCACAAGTCTCCGGTACTTCCGTACGCGAAGCACTGGATAAAGTGTTTGAAACTCAGCAGCAGTTAAGGGGTTACGTACTCGACGATCAGAGCCGGCTGCGACAGCACATGGTGATCTTTATCGACGGCAAAACCATCGTCGACCGGGTCCACCTCAGCGATGCCGTCTCGCCCGACAGCGAGATTTACGTGATGCAGGCACTCTCCGGCGGTTAA
- a CDS encoding Gfo/Idh/MocA family protein yields the protein MTNSSALNRRDFIKTAAAASTVFSAPLIIPGTALGLNGTVAPSERIILGGIGIRRRGSYVLSHMLEQPDVRFVAIADVRADQREAVKGMADKANGDQKCDTYRDFRELLARDDIDAVLIATGDRWHATASMLAAEAGKDVYSEKPCAISIELARKLQQTIQRTGRVFQAGTQRRNVSNFAHAAHLAQSGQLGKIHTVHASIYQLIDRHDWLPAEPEPDPEVVDWNMWLGPAPWRPYNHAYVDGAWRGHYDFDSGAKLLDWGAHTLDICQWALEADDTMPVTYEPKDVPNDNVIECVYENGVKLVMRRNGWMGLGTCPVRFEGEEGWVETGDSGQTAVSSNRLRASLPSPSSIPGTSPKFHVRDFFNCVKTRSQPAANEDVMARSHIACHAAAIAWKLGRKVQFDPVKEEFVNDDEANRMRSRAMREPWTV from the coding sequence ATGACGAACTCAAGTGCGCTTAATCGTCGTGACTTTATCAAAACCGCTGCTGCCGCCAGCACGGTCTTTTCCGCCCCCCTGATCATTCCCGGCACCGCGCTGGGCTTGAACGGCACTGTTGCTCCCAGTGAGCGGATTATTCTGGGGGGAATCGGCATTCGTCGGCGTGGCAGTTACGTGCTGAGCCACATGCTCGAGCAACCCGATGTGCGGTTTGTGGCGATTGCGGATGTCCGCGCGGATCAGCGGGAAGCCGTCAAAGGAATGGCCGACAAGGCCAACGGCGATCAGAAATGCGATACCTATCGCGACTTCCGCGAACTGCTGGCTCGCGATGACATCGATGCCGTGCTGATCGCGACCGGCGACCGCTGGCACGCGACCGCTTCCATGCTGGCTGCGGAAGCGGGGAAAGACGTCTATTCCGAGAAGCCGTGTGCGATTTCCATTGAACTGGCCCGCAAGCTGCAGCAGACGATTCAGCGTACCGGCCGTGTGTTCCAGGCGGGGACCCAGCGACGGAATGTATCGAACTTCGCCCACGCGGCGCATCTGGCGCAGTCCGGTCAGCTGGGGAAGATTCATACCGTGCACGCTTCGATCTACCAGTTGATCGATCGCCACGACTGGCTGCCCGCCGAACCCGAACCCGATCCGGAAGTGGTCGACTGGAACATGTGGCTCGGCCCGGCTCCGTGGCGTCCTTATAACCATGCCTATGTGGATGGTGCCTGGCGCGGCCACTACGATTTCGATTCCGGGGCCAAGCTGCTTGACTGGGGCGCACACACGTTGGATATCTGTCAGTGGGCGCTGGAAGCGGACGACACAATGCCCGTGACTTATGAACCGAAGGACGTGCCCAACGACAATGTGATCGAGTGCGTCTACGAAAACGGCGTGAAGCTGGTCATGCGGCGGAATGGCTGGATGGGTCTGGGAACCTGTCCGGTCCGTTTCGAAGGGGAAGAAGGCTGGGTCGAAACCGGCGACTCGGGACAGACGGCTGTTTCCTCGAACCGGTTGCGGGCCTCCCTGCCCTCACCGAGTTCGATTCCGGGAACGTCGCCCAAGTTCCACGTGCGTGATTTCTTTAACTGTGTGAAAACCCGTTCGCAGCCGGCCGCGAATGAAGACGTGATGGCCCGTTCGCACATCGCCTGCCACGCAGCCGCGATCGCCTGGAAGCTGGGTCGCAAGGTGCAGTTCGATCCGGTCAAAGAGGAATTCGTGAACGACGACGAGGCAAACCGCATGCGGAGCCGCGCGATGCGGGAACCGTGGACCGTGTAG
- a CDS encoding WD40/YVTN/BNR-like repeat-containing protein, producing MSARLHVATRKGLFQLKRHSGKWTIGRHDFEGAHVSMSLHDPRNNMTYAALNHGHFGVKLHRSSDQGANWEELTAPAYPEGAVKGAGPFSTDGEPKPASLNEIWSLETGGRDQPDRLWCGTIPGGLFRSDDAGTSWQLVESLWDKPERMEWFGGGKDDPGIHSICVHPKNSQRVAIAISCGGVWVTEDDGASWNCQSEGMFAEYMPPDQANNPNVQDPHRMVQSPSQPDTCWVQHHNGVFRTTDGIQSWHAIEGIQPSKFGFAVAVHPQHPETAWFVPAVKDENRVPVGGKFVIARTTDGGQTSEVLTKGLPTGKSYDIVYRHALDVDDCGDVLAVGSTTGNLWISEDGGDSWQTISSNLPPIYSVRFAKT from the coding sequence ATGAGTGCTCGACTGCATGTCGCCACGCGCAAAGGGCTGTTTCAGCTCAAACGCCATTCCGGGAAATGGACCATCGGTCGACACGATTTCGAAGGGGCACACGTCTCCATGTCACTGCACGACCCACGGAACAACATGACCTACGCGGCGCTGAACCACGGCCACTTCGGTGTCAAGCTGCACCGCAGCAGCGATCAGGGCGCGAACTGGGAAGAATTAACGGCACCCGCCTATCCCGAAGGAGCCGTCAAAGGAGCGGGGCCCTTTTCGACTGATGGCGAACCGAAGCCGGCCAGCCTGAATGAAATCTGGTCGCTGGAGACCGGGGGCCGCGATCAGCCCGACCGCCTCTGGTGTGGCACGATTCCCGGCGGTCTGTTTCGCTCCGATGATGCGGGCACCAGCTGGCAACTTGTGGAATCTCTGTGGGACAAGCCCGAACGGATGGAGTGGTTCGGCGGCGGTAAAGATGATCCGGGCATTCACTCGATCTGCGTGCATCCGAAAAACAGTCAGCGGGTCGCGATTGCCATTTCCTGTGGCGGCGTCTGGGTCACGGAAGACGATGGTGCCAGCTGGAACTGTCAGTCCGAGGGCATGTTCGCCGAATACATGCCCCCCGATCAGGCGAACAACCCCAACGTGCAGGACCCGCACCGCATGGTGCAGTCCCCCTCGCAGCCCGACACCTGCTGGGTCCAGCATCATAACGGCGTCTTCCGCACGACGGACGGCATTCAGTCCTGGCACGCCATCGAGGGCATCCAGCCTTCGAAGTTCGGATTCGCTGTTGCCGTCCACCCGCAACACCCCGAGACTGCCTGGTTCGTCCCTGCGGTCAAAGATGAGAACCGCGTCCCCGTCGGCGGTAAGTTCGTTATTGCCCGCACCACGGACGGTGGCCAGACGTCAGAAGTGCTCACCAAAGGTCTACCCACGGGCAAGAGTTACGACATCGTCTACCGCCACGCCCTGGACGTCGATGACTGCGGCGACGTCCTCGCGGTCGGCAGCACGACCGGCAATCTCTGGATCTCAGAAGACGGCGGCGACTCCTGGCAGACCATCTCCAGCAACCTCCCCCCAATCTACAGCGTGCGCTTTGCCAAGACATAA
- a CDS encoding PA0069 family radical SAM protein → MRHGSHINPPNRFESTYTEPDLEQLEWDDEYLSQPRRIEYLDDQSKSIVTENDSPDLNFRFSVNPYRGCAHGCSYCYARPFHEYLGYNAGLDFETKIMVKREAPQLFRDFLSRSDWQPELIAFSGITDCYQPAEREFQLTRQCLAVAAEANQPVGIVTKNALVVRDLDLLASMAQRSLINVSISITTLDPELAREMEPRTSIPAARLRAIRELTAAGVPTKVMVSPIIPGLNDHEIPAILQAAKEAGAQSASYIMLRLPLTVEPVFLEWLERTQPTRKERVISRIRQTRDGKLNSAEFGTRIRGTGEIAEQIGNLFQVFARKHSLDQRLPAFDFTQFRPPTTGKGQQWLF, encoded by the coding sequence ATGCGGCACGGTTCTCATATCAATCCGCCCAACCGGTTTGAGTCGACTTATACCGAACCAGATCTGGAACAGCTGGAATGGGATGACGAATATCTTTCCCAGCCCAGGCGGATTGAATATCTGGACGATCAGTCGAAGTCGATCGTCACTGAAAACGATTCGCCCGACCTCAATTTTCGCTTTAGCGTCAATCCGTATCGCGGTTGTGCGCATGGCTGCAGTTACTGTTACGCCCGGCCTTTTCACGAATACCTGGGCTATAACGCGGGGCTGGACTTTGAAACCAAAATTATGGTCAAGCGGGAGGCACCACAGCTGTTCCGCGACTTTCTGAGCCGCAGCGACTGGCAGCCTGAACTGATTGCCTTCTCGGGAATCACCGACTGTTACCAGCCCGCCGAACGCGAATTTCAGCTGACGCGTCAATGCCTGGCGGTGGCCGCCGAGGCAAACCAGCCAGTGGGAATCGTCACCAAAAACGCGCTCGTCGTGCGGGACCTGGATTTGTTGGCATCCATGGCACAGCGGTCGTTGATCAATGTCAGCATCTCAATCACCACCCTCGATCCGGAGCTGGCGCGGGAGATGGAGCCGCGGACCAGTATTCCGGCGGCCCGGCTGCGGGCGATCCGCGAACTCACCGCTGCGGGAGTGCCGACGAAGGTGATGGTCTCGCCCATTATCCCGGGTTTGAACGACCATGAAATCCCCGCGATTCTGCAAGCAGCGAAAGAGGCGGGTGCGCAATCGGCCAGTTACATCATGCTTCGTCTGCCGTTGACGGTGGAGCCGGTCTTTCTGGAATGGCTGGAACGGACGCAGCCCACGCGAAAAGAACGGGTCATCAGCCGGATCCGACAGACGCGGGATGGGAAGCTCAACAGCGCCGAGTTCGGCACCCGGATTCGCGGCACCGGGGAGATCGCCGAGCAGATTGGCAACCTGTTTCAGGTCTTCGCCCGCAAGCACAGCCTGGACCAGCGGCTGCCGGCCTTTGACTTTACGCAATTCCGTCCGCCGACGACCGGTAAAGGACAGCAGTGGCTGTTTTGA
- a CDS encoding peroxiredoxin family protein encodes MSSILPASLQRFFLTLTAAVGLFCYATGPALSADKSAAKAEKSPEKADDDTLAGHSYHGEVFNEGPRRAAYLMGGTGDVHFDVTVKNAEAQKFLDQGLGQLHGFWYLEAERSFRHAANLDPDCAMAFWGAAMCNLKNEKRAKGFIEEANKRLDKATPREKQYIKALEAYINADKKKSKERNDAYTKAMENLILDYPDDLEAKAFLAVHLYNSRSSSTSYVAAEALLQDIFEKNPMHPAHHYRIHLWDHRKPEMALTSAAKCGQSSPGIAHMWHMPGHIYSRLKRYQDAVWQQEASARVDHAHMMRDSVMPDQIHNYAHNNEWLIRNLIFIGRVHDAVALAKNMISLPQHPKYNTLKKRGSAKYGRMRLLQVLRTYELWDELIALSQTPYLEPTDEEDEQLNRLRYLGLAYYQSGKPEEGDKVVAQLQKRVDKLQAQKTKAETDAEQKVRTPEKEAEKKSDEKPAAKADAKQDKKEKAAPTDKEIKEAKDKAGKPFVARIKKVEKQIDALKGHQAIAAGDFKKGHQLLKKAGGADDVFLIAVQWKAGEQEKAEKALRKLIGSHKNEVQPQATLVELLWQSDKKEAAKKEFETLRKLSATIDLDVPLFTRLAPVAKAAGHAADWRIENELASDVGDRPDLKTLGPFRWKPTPAPTWQLKDAKGKLRSSDEFKGKPYILIFYLGHSCLHCAQQLQAFAPMVQEFETKGYPLMAISTDDQEGLKTSIKNYDKGDLPIPLFSNSKLDVFKSFHVYDDFEKQPLHGTFIIDGKGNVVWQDISYEPFMDPKFVLKEAKRLLPDHEQWKGFALDVF; translated from the coding sequence ATGAGTTCGATCCTGCCCGCTTCCCTGCAACGTTTCTTCCTCACCCTGACTGCTGCTGTCGGTCTATTCTGTTATGCGACCGGACCGGCACTGAGTGCCGACAAGTCCGCAGCGAAAGCGGAGAAATCACCTGAGAAGGCGGACGACGATACCCTGGCGGGCCATTCGTATCATGGCGAAGTTTTCAACGAAGGTCCGCGGCGGGCGGCTTACCTGATGGGGGGAACCGGGGATGTGCACTTCGACGTGACAGTGAAGAATGCCGAAGCGCAGAAGTTCCTCGACCAGGGGCTGGGACAACTGCACGGGTTCTGGTACCTGGAAGCCGAACGTTCCTTCCGGCACGCGGCCAATCTGGACCCGGACTGTGCGATGGCGTTCTGGGGAGCCGCGATGTGCAACCTGAAGAACGAAAAGCGGGCCAAGGGGTTCATCGAAGAAGCGAACAAGCGGCTCGACAAGGCGACGCCCCGCGAAAAGCAGTACATCAAGGCGCTGGAAGCGTATATCAATGCGGACAAGAAGAAGAGCAAAGAACGGAACGACGCTTATACCAAAGCGATGGAAAACCTGATCCTCGATTATCCCGATGATCTGGAAGCCAAGGCGTTTCTGGCCGTGCACCTGTATAATTCGCGTTCTTCCAGCACGAGCTATGTGGCGGCTGAAGCGCTGCTGCAGGATATTTTCGAAAAGAATCCGATGCACCCCGCCCACCATTACCGGATTCATCTGTGGGATCATCGCAAGCCGGAGATGGCACTGACCTCGGCGGCGAAGTGCGGTCAGTCTTCACCCGGAATCGCCCACATGTGGCATATGCCGGGACACATTTATTCGCGACTCAAACGCTATCAGGATGCGGTCTGGCAGCAGGAAGCTTCGGCCCGGGTGGACCACGCTCACATGATGCGCGACTCCGTGATGCCCGACCAGATTCACAACTATGCCCACAACAACGAATGGCTGATTCGCAACCTGATTTTCATCGGTCGCGTGCACGATGCGGTCGCGCTGGCGAAGAATATGATCTCGCTTCCTCAGCATCCCAAATATAACACGCTGAAAAAACGGGGCAGCGCGAAGTACGGACGGATGCGACTGCTGCAGGTGCTGCGGACCTATGAACTGTGGGACGAGCTGATCGCCCTCAGCCAGACTCCCTACCTGGAACCGACGGATGAGGAAGACGAACAACTGAATCGCCTGCGCTACCTGGGACTGGCCTACTATCAGAGCGGCAAGCCCGAAGAGGGAGATAAAGTCGTCGCACAACTGCAGAAGCGGGTCGACAAACTGCAGGCTCAAAAAACAAAGGCAGAGACCGACGCAGAGCAGAAAGTCCGGACTCCGGAAAAAGAGGCCGAGAAGAAATCGGACGAAAAGCCTGCTGCGAAAGCAGACGCGAAACAGGACAAAAAAGAGAAAGCAGCTCCGACGGACAAAGAAATCAAAGAGGCAAAAGACAAAGCGGGGAAACCATTTGTGGCCCGTATCAAAAAAGTCGAAAAACAGATCGATGCGCTCAAAGGTCATCAGGCGATTGCAGCCGGTGATTTCAAGAAAGGACACCAACTGCTGAAAAAAGCGGGCGGCGCGGATGATGTCTTTCTGATTGCCGTTCAGTGGAAAGCGGGCGAACAGGAGAAAGCGGAAAAGGCACTGCGGAAGCTGATCGGTTCGCACAAAAACGAAGTGCAACCCCAGGCGACGCTGGTCGAACTGCTCTGGCAGTCGGACAAAAAAGAGGCTGCGAAAAAAGAGTTCGAAACGCTGCGAAAGCTCTCTGCGACCATCGATCTGGATGTGCCCCTCTTCACGCGCCTGGCACCGGTGGCGAAAGCGGCTGGCCACGCTGCGGACTGGCGGATTGAGAACGAGCTCGCCAGCGATGTCGGCGACCGGCCCGATCTGAAAACGCTGGGGCCGTTCCGCTGGAAGCCTACCCCTGCTCCGACCTGGCAGCTCAAAGACGCGAAAGGCAAGCTCCGCAGCTCTGACGAATTCAAAGGGAAGCCGTATATTCTGATCTTTTACCTGGGGCACAGCTGTCTGCACTGTGCCCAGCAGCTGCAGGCCTTCGCACCGATGGTGCAGGAGTTTGAAACCAAAGGTTACCCCCTGATGGCGATCAGCACAGACGACCAGGAAGGTCTCAAAACGTCGATCAAGAACTACGACAAGGGCGACCTGCCGATCCCGCTGTTCTCGAACAGTAAGCTGGACGTCTTCAAGTCGTTCCACGTTTACGACGATTTTGAAAAGCAGCCGCTGCACGGCACCTTCATCATCGATGGTAAAGGGAACGTCGTCTGGCAGGACATCAGCTACGAACCGTTCATGGATCCGAAGTTCGTGTTAAAAGAGGCCAAGCGACTGCTGCCCGACCATGAGCAATGGAAAGGGTTTGCCCTGGATGTGTTTTGA
- a CDS encoding leucine-rich repeat domain-containing protein, translated as MNQTESTSRPPGRLRWVWRSIALVVVAGLVVFVIFGIQNARAINKLKAMEHVEVTVEPGSLLGILSWRQRSWLQNKLGKRWLLPFQRVAKLDFDEEASDKDLAVLSELNGLSALSILSLSDTQITDEGLVHLKGMKHLTSLGLGNTRITDAGLVHLQGLNCLDGLDLANTQISDAGLIYLKGMVDLKNLFLSETRVGDAGIQSLTGLKHLRFLDLEKTHVGDTGMQFLSELQNLEYLDLEKTYVGDAGLAYLKGLTKLKSLRLQNTKITDRGMPHLQGLTNLDDLDLSHTRITDAGLVYLKNMRKMYSLSLSHTQITDAGLVHLQDMKDLYWLYLDHNRIGDPGLVHLNGCESLQDLDLSHTQVSDAGLALLKPFPLLWDLYLNETRVGDAGLAHLKKQVTLEKLFLNGTRVTDKGLVHLAGLKKLEQLYLNDTKITDDGLAQLQQVLQLRWLALQNTRVTDAGLDHLKGLLNLSVIEYEGTQITDPAIDRLYESLGLL; from the coding sequence ATGAACCAGACGGAATCCACTTCCAGACCTCCCGGCCGCTTGAGGTGGGTATGGCGCTCGATCGCGCTGGTGGTCGTTGCGGGACTGGTCGTGTTTGTGATCTTCGGAATCCAGAATGCCCGGGCGATTAACAAATTGAAAGCGATGGAGCATGTTGAGGTCACCGTCGAGCCGGGCAGCCTGTTAGGTATTTTATCCTGGCGTCAACGAAGTTGGTTGCAAAACAAACTGGGTAAACGCTGGCTGCTCCCTTTTCAGCGTGTGGCAAAACTCGATTTTGATGAGGAAGCCAGTGACAAAGATCTGGCAGTGTTGTCAGAATTGAATGGGCTCTCTGCACTGAGCATATTATCTCTCAGCGATACGCAGATTACTGATGAGGGTTTGGTTCATCTGAAAGGCATGAAGCATCTCACATCTCTTGGGCTTGGAAATACCCGGATCACTGATGCCGGTCTCGTTCATCTTCAGGGGCTGAACTGCCTGGACGGGCTCGATCTGGCAAACACACAGATCAGCGACGCCGGTTTAATCTATCTGAAAGGGATGGTTGACCTCAAAAACCTGTTCCTGTCGGAGACCAGAGTGGGGGATGCCGGCATACAGTCCCTCACGGGATTGAAGCATCTGAGATTTCTGGATCTGGAGAAGACACACGTCGGGGATACCGGCATGCAGTTTCTCTCGGAACTGCAAAACCTGGAATATCTGGACCTGGAGAAGACATACGTTGGTGATGCCGGCCTGGCCTATTTAAAAGGGCTGACAAAACTGAAATCCCTTCGTCTCCAAAATACAAAAATTACGGACCGTGGTATGCCCCATCTGCAGGGCTTAACAAACCTTGACGATCTTGATTTAAGCCATACCCGGATTACTGATGCGGGGCTGGTGTATCTGAAAAATATGAGAAAGATGTATTCGCTATCTCTGTCTCACACCCAGATCACAGATGCGGGTCTGGTTCACTTGCAGGACATGAAAGACCTTTACTGGCTCTATTTAGATCATAACCGGATCGGAGATCCCGGCCTGGTTCACCTGAATGGATGTGAATCACTGCAGGACCTGGATCTGTCCCATACGCAGGTGAGCGACGCGGGACTGGCTCTGCTCAAGCCGTTTCCCCTGTTGTGGGACCTGTATCTCAATGAGACCCGGGTGGGCGACGCTGGTCTGGCCCATCTCAAAAAGCAGGTGACGCTGGAAAAACTGTTTCTGAATGGGACTCGTGTAACGGATAAAGGATTAGTGCATTTAGCAGGCTTGAAAAAGTTGGAACAGCTCTACCTCAACGATACGAAAATCACAGACGATGGGCTGGCCCAACTGCAGCAGGTTTTACAACTGCGGTGGTTGGCATTGCAAAATACCCGCGTCACCGATGCCGGACTGGATCATTTGAAAGGACTGCTTAACCTGTCCGTCATCGAATATGAAGGGACACAAATCACGGATCCAGCCATCGACCGACTTTATGAAAGTCTTGGTCTATTGTAG